Proteins encoded within one genomic window of Acinetobacter sp. WCHA55:
- a CDS encoding MBL fold metallo-hydrolase yields MKPKSTELHYQIPTENTMSHTWRQPEFQFLHSDHYNGTRFVNLVRRPEGRSRGDLLKWLIKRKSSTWNVDLEQEYAHFHADKKSLPQDRPHADLKDWQVWFVGHATVLLQIGPYNLLTDPVWAEHVSPKQGRGPRRVMPAGIALEDLPTIHAVLLSHNHYDHMDIASLNWLYERFAMPIYTGLGNGWYLPKHLQVLEMDWWQSARLHDLKLVYTPAQHGSGRGLRDQNRALWGGFSIHCGADYAYFAGDTGYSPHFKELHQRFGAPRIALLPIGAYEPRELMRYMHMNPQDAFQAHKDLHAKCSMAIHYRTFQLTDESREQPEMDLKVAMKNSSKLMNPFVCLREGRRLSV; encoded by the coding sequence ATGAAGCCAAAATCAACTGAACTCCATTACCAAATTCCGACTGAAAATACCATGTCCCATACATGGCGACAGCCCGAATTTCAGTTCCTACACTCCGACCATTATAACGGGACTCGCTTTGTCAATTTGGTTCGTCGACCTGAGGGCCGTAGCCGAGGCGACTTACTGAAATGGTTGATTAAGCGTAAATCATCGACATGGAATGTGGACTTAGAACAAGAATATGCACACTTTCATGCCGATAAAAAAAGCTTGCCGCAAGATCGGCCCCATGCCGATTTAAAGGATTGGCAGGTGTGGTTTGTGGGGCATGCCACAGTATTACTTCAAATTGGGCCCTATAATTTATTGACCGATCCTGTGTGGGCTGAACATGTCAGTCCGAAGCAAGGGCGGGGACCTCGCCGTGTTATGCCTGCTGGCATTGCCTTGGAAGATTTACCGACCATCCATGCGGTGCTGCTGAGCCACAACCACTATGACCATATGGATATTGCCAGTCTGAACTGGTTGTATGAACGTTTCGCCATGCCCATTTATACGGGTTTGGGCAATGGATGGTATTTACCCAAGCATTTACAAGTGTTGGAAATGGATTGGTGGCAGTCAGCACGCTTGCATGATTTGAAACTGGTCTATACCCCAGCACAGCATGGTTCTGGACGTGGACTACGCGACCAAAACCGTGCGTTATGGGGCGGGTTTAGTATTCACTGTGGTGCTGACTATGCTTATTTTGCTGGGGATACGGGTTATTCACCGCACTTTAAAGAGCTGCATCAACGTTTTGGCGCACCGCGAATTGCGTTACTGCCGATAGGGGCGTATGAACCGCGTGAGCTCATGCGCTATATGCATATGAATCCGCAAGATGCCTTTCAAGCACATAAAGACCTGCATGCCAAATGCTCGATGGCCATTCACTATCGCACCTTTCAGCTGACTGATGAAAGCCGTGAGCAACCTGAGATGGATTTGAAAGTGGCGATGAAAAATAGTTCGAAGCTGATGAATCCGTTTGTCTGCTTAAGAGAAGGTCGACGTTTAAGCGTGTAA